In Gossypium hirsutum isolate 1008001.06 chromosome D06, Gossypium_hirsutum_v2.1, whole genome shotgun sequence, one genomic interval encodes:
- the LOC107899862 gene encoding cysteine-rich receptor-like protein kinase 25: protein MKIESFITGLMMAADFFTKICFLALFLPAFSFASLAESKLLYSYCSNATTLTGNGVYAANINHLFSYLSTNATEHDGFFNTTAGQEPNMVYGLFLCCGDVHPENCRDCINLAAAVAPQLCPNRTWAIIWYEECMLRYSNQSIFSSMAEKPRVDLWHDTNYAPEPERFNRLVGTVMKEIASRASYATLGAKKFATKEATFTVFQTLYSLAQCTPDISSEDCYRCLQDAVRDLLIHSNGNTSGFGLHPSCTVQYQTAPFYNLVFNKTKTAGPPVSPPEKSLLLPPPAPGQFNKILVNK from the coding sequence ATGAAGATTGAATCTTTTATTACAGGATTGATGATGGCTGCTGATTTCTTCACCAAAATCTGCTTTCTGGCTTTGTTTCTTCCAGCCTTTAGCTTCGCCAGTTTAGCTGAATCAAAGCTCTTGTACAGCTACTGCTCTAATGCAACCACTTTGACCGGAAACGGCGTCTACGCCGCCAATATCAATCACCTCTTCTCTTATCTCTCAACTAACGCCACCGAACACGACGGCTTCTTCAACACCACCGCGGGACAGGAGCCTAACATGGTGTATGGTCTCTTTCTCTGCTGTGGGGACGTCCACCCTGAAAATTGCCGTGACTGCATCAACCTTGCTGCTGCCGTTGCACCTCAGCTTTGTCCTAATCGAACTTGGGCCATAATTTGGTACGAAGAGTGTATGCTACGTTACTCGAACCAGTCAATATTTTCCTCCATGGCTGAAAAGCCTAGAGTAGATCTCTGGCATGATACTAATTATGCCCCTGAACCAGAACGTTTTAACCGGCTTGTAGGAACTGTGATGAAAGAAATAGCAAGTCGGGCTTCATATGCTACATTGGGGGCAAAAAAGTTTGCTACAAAAGAGGCAACTTTTACAGTGTTCCAAACACTTTATAGCCTAGCACAGTGCACACCCGACATTTCAAGTGAGGATTGCTACCGATGCCTCCAGGATGCTGTTCGGGACTTGCTAATTCATAGCAATGGAAACACATCAGGATTTGGCTTGCACCCTAGCTGTACTGTACAATATCAGACTGCCCCATTCTATAACCTAGTATTTAACAAAACTAAAACAGCTGGGCCACCAGTCTCGCCGCCAGAAAAGTCTCTTCTGCTTCCTCCACCTGCTCCAGGTCagtttaataaaattttggtaaataaataa